In Phacochoerus africanus isolate WHEZ1 chromosome 16, ROS_Pafr_v1, whole genome shotgun sequence, one genomic interval encodes:
- the INHBA gene encoding inhibin beta A chain, with protein sequence MPLLWLRGFLLASCWIVVRSSPAPGPGAHSAAADCPSCALATLPKDVPDSQPEVVEAVKKHILNMLHLKKRPEVSQPVPKAALLNAIRKLHVGKVGENGYVELEDDVGRRAEMNELMEQTSEIITFAEAGTARKTLRFEISKEGSDLSVVERAEIWLFLKVPKANRTRTKVSIRLFQQQRRPQGSADAGEEAEDVGFPEEKSEVLISEKVVDARKSTWHIFPVSSSIQRLLDQGKSALDIRTACEQCHETGASLVLLGKKKKKEEEAEGRKRDGEGAGVDEEKEQSHRPFLMLQARQSEEHPHRRRRRGLECDGKVNICCKKQFFVSFKDIGWNDWIIAPSGYHANYCEGECPSHIAGTSGSSLSFHSTVINHYRMRGHSPFANLKSCCVPTKLRPMSMLYYDDGQNIIKKDIQNMIVEECGCS encoded by the exons ATGCCCTTGCTTTGGCTGAGAGGATTTTTGCTGGCGAGTTGCTGGATTGTAGTGAGGAGCTCCCCCGCCCCAGGACCCGGGGCGCACAGTGCGGCCGCGGACTGCCCGTCCTGTGCGCTGGCCACCCTCCCAAAGGACGTGCCCGACTCTCAGCCGGAGGTGGTGGAAGCCGTCAAGAAGCACATTTTGAACATGCTGCACTTGAAGAAGAGACCCGAGGTCTCCCAGCCGGTACCCAAGGCGGCGCTTCTGAACGCGATCAGAAAGCTTCATGTGGGCAAAGTGGGGGAGAACGGGTACGTGGAGCTGGAGGACGACGTCGGGAGGAGGGCGGAAATGAATGAACTCATGGAGCAGACCTCGGAGATCATCACCTTCGCGGAAGCAG GCACAGCCAGGAAGACGCTGCGCTTTGAGATCTCCAAAGAGGGCAGCGACCTGTCCGTGGTGGAGCGCGCCGAAATCTGGCTCTTCCTGAAAGTACCCAAGGCCAACAGGACCAGGACCAAAGTCTCCATCCGTCTCTTTCAACAGCAGAGGCGCCCGCAAGGCAGCGCGGACGCAGGGGAGGAGGCGGAGGACGTGGGCTTCCCGGAGGAGAAGAGCGAAGTGCTGATTTCGGAGAAGGTGGTGGATGCCCGGAAGAGCACCTGGCACATCTTCCCCGTCTCCAGCAGCATCCAGCGCTTGCTGGACCAGGGCAAGAGCGCCCTGGACATCCGGACTGCCTGCGAGCAGTGCCACGAGACCGGCGCCAGCCTGGTGTTGCTgggcaagaagaagaagaaggaggaggaggcggaggggaggaagagggacgGAGAGGGGGCGGGCGTGGACGAGGAGAAGGAGCAGTCGCACAGACctttcctcatgctgcaggccCGCCAGTCCGAAGAGCacccccaccgccgccgccggCGGGGCCTGGAGTGCGACGGCAAGGTCAACATCTGCTGTAAGAAGCAGTTCTTTGTCAGTTTCAAGGACATCGGCTGGAACGACTGGATCATCGCTCCGTCCGGCTACCACGCCAACTACTGCGAGGGCGAGTGCCCCAGCCACATAGCGGGCACGTCGGGCTCCTCGCTCTCGTTCCACTCGACGGTCATCAACCACTACCGCATGCGCGGCCACAGCCCCTTCGCCAACCTCAAGTCGTGCTGCGTCCCCACCAAGCTGAGGCCCATGTCCATGCTGTACTACGACGACGGGCAGAACATCATCAAGAAGGACATCCAGAACATGATCGTGGAGGAGTGCGGGTGCTCCTAG